Genomic DNA from Pseudomonas sp. CCC3.1:
AGAGCAGGAGCTGCGAACACACCGGTCAGGATGGCGCCGACGATACCGCCGATGCCGTGCACGCCGAATGCGTCCAGTGAGTCGTCATAGCCCAGTTTGCGCTTGAGGCTGGTGGCGCAGAAGAAGCAGATCACACCTGCTGCCAGGCCGATCACGATCGAGCCCATTGGGCCAACAGTGCCTGCCGCTGGGGTAATCGCTACCAGACCGGCTACCACGCCCGAGGCGATGCCCAGTGCGCTTGGCTTGCCGTGGGTGACCCACTCGGCAAACATCCAGCCCAGTGCAGCAGCGGCGGTTGCGATTTGAGTGACCAGCATCGCCATACCGGCGGTGCCATTGGCAGCAGCAGCGGAGCCTGCGTTAAAGCCGAACCAGCCGATCCACAGCATGGCAGCACCGACCAGGGTGTAACCGAGGTTGTGCGGTGCCATTGGGGTGGTCGGGTAGCCTTTACGCTTGCCGAGTACGATGCACGCTACAAGGCCTGCAACACCGGCGTTGATGTGCACCACGGTGCCGCCCGCGAAGTCGAGCACGCCCCAATCACCCAGCAATGAACCCGGGCCGCCCCAGACCATGTGCGCGATAGGTGCATACACCAGGGTGAACCACACGCCCATGAAGATCAGCATGGCCGAGAACTTCATGCGTTCAGCGAACGCACCGACGATCAGGGCTGGAGTGATGATGGCGAAGGTCATCTGGAAGGTGACGAAGATCGCTTCGGGGAACAGCGCCGCAGGGCCGGTAATGCTTTCAGGTGTGATGCCGGCCAGGAACGCTTTGCCAAAGCCGCCGATGAACGAGTTGAAGTTAACAACACCCGCTTCCATGCCCGTTGCGTCGAACGCGATGCTGTAGCCGTAAGCGACCCACAGAATGCTGATCAGGCCGGTAATGGCGAAGCATTGCATCATCACGGAAAGAAGGTTTTTGGAGCGGACCATGCCGCCGTAAAACAGCGCCAGGCCGGGAATGGTCATAAACAGCACCAAAGCCGTGGCAGTCAGCATCCAGGCGGTGTCGCCGGAGTTCAGAACTGGAGCGGCCACTTCGTCTGCCGCCATGGCCAGGCCAGGCATTACGACGGACAACAGGGCTCCGAGCCCTGCGATTTTGCGCAGAGTCATAGTGTTTTCTCCTGGGGCGTTGGGGGTTTGGCGGCTTAGATTGCGTCGGTATCGGTTTCGCCGGTACGGATGCGAATAGCCTGTTCCAGATTGACCACAAAAATCTTGCCATCACCAATTTTGCCGGTGTTGGCAGCCTTGGTTATCGCCTCGATAACCCGGTCAAGATCTTTGTCGTCAATGGCGACATCAATCTTCACCTTTGGCAGAAAATCGACCACATACTCCGCGCCGCGATACAGCTCGGT
This window encodes:
- a CDS encoding ammonium transporter, producing MTLRKIAGLGALLSVVMPGLAMAADEVAAPVLNSGDTAWMLTATALVLFMTIPGLALFYGGMVRSKNLLSVMMQCFAITGLISILWVAYGYSIAFDATGMEAGVVNFNSFIGGFGKAFLAGITPESITGPAALFPEAIFVTFQMTFAIITPALIVGAFAERMKFSAMLIFMGVWFTLVYAPIAHMVWGGPGSLLGDWGVLDFAGGTVVHINAGVAGLVACIVLGKRKGYPTTPMAPHNLGYTLVGAAMLWIGWFGFNAGSAAAANGTAGMAMLVTQIATAAAALGWMFAEWVTHGKPSALGIASGVVAGLVAITPAAGTVGPMGSIVIGLAAGVICFFCATSLKRKLGYDDSLDAFGVHGIGGIVGAILTGVFAAPALGGFGTVTDIPMQVWIQFKGVAFTVVYTAIVTFVILKVLDAVMGLRVTEEEEAVGLDLAQHNERGYNL
- the glnK gene encoding P-II family nitrogen regulator, which gives rise to MKLVTAIIKPFKLDDVRESLSEIGVQGITVTEVKGFGRQKGHTELYRGAEYVVDFLPKVKIDVAIDDKDLDRVIEAITKAANTGKIGDGKIFVVNLEQAIRIRTGETDTDAI